tgttcgatgatcacgcttcagaagctttgcaattttaagactgctgcatccctctgcaagatatctcactatttttgacttttctgagcctgtcaagtccttcttttgacccattttgccaaaggaaaggaagttgcctaataattatgcacacctgatatagggtgttgatgtcattagaccacaccccttctcattacagagatgcacatcacctaatatgcttaattggtagtaggctttcgagcctatacagcttggagtaagacaacatgcatgaagaggatgatgtggacaaaatactcatttgcctaataattctgcactccctgtagttccATATTGTCAAGGCGGTTGGAAATTTGCTATATAGATCTCTGATTGTATCTTGTGAAATCAATACACATGAGAATGTTTTTAGATGCTGTTGCCAGTAGTTTGTCTATTGATTATTTCAGTTGAACTTGTCTAGGATATGGGTTGATTAACAATGCAGAGTAGAGGTCAGATTCAGTCAGTTATTGTAATGTAATGCACATGCTGGAGCGGGTGGTGGTAAGGTGGTAAAAGTCTCACTGAATTCATTCATGACCTCTGGACTAACAGGAAAATTCAAACTGTGATGCTGCCACTCAGTAGTCCGTTTCAACTTCCTGTTGCCGATAAATATTTCATGCAGCTTTTTGCATGCTGTCGTACAGCCTCTGTGTTTGAGTGTAACAGAAGAGAGCCAAAGACTTATAAGCGCGGGGAAGAGAAGTTCtcatatatctatatcatgtcTCCTCTCTGCAAAAAGACATCAGTACCAGGTTACTAATCGCAGGTTTCAAAGAAAAGGCTGGTTTAGATGAGATGTGTCGTTACTAATGTTTTCATTGATTAAGCGTattgctttcctttttttgtctaAAGCTAAATATTTGTCTGTTTTAGTAAATGACAAAGCTAAGGTTGTTCTCTCACCCTCTGGAATTggttttaagattttttttctgcaacaaactgcaacaaaaacaacagaaaaagttCTCTTTCTGTTTCAAATGGGTTTAAAATTCATTTAAGCTCATTTGCTGTGTCTAATAGCCTGCTGTTTCATGAGTCGTGGCTATGTTTTGAGATCTCAGATGTCATTTTATGGTAAGGATTAGGGTGCGGCTCATGATTAAGATCGTTATCAGTCGACACTACTGGGTTGGAAACCACATGCGACAAACAATAAATTCTTTCAATGACACACAAATGAGTGTTACATGCCATTTCAGGATACTGGGGTGCTGAGTCTAATGATTCCCCTAAAAACAAAGATTCCTAAAGAACATGCTTGTCATTTGCATCTTTTTACAGAACATAGCCTGCCATCAGCTTCAGTGTTACATTAGAATAAAGTCTTCACATGAAACCTAATtgatagggttttttttttttctcataacaGAAAGATTGCAACATTATGATGCAAAACTTGTGCAGCAAAAATCAATTTCTCAGCACTTCATCTGTATGCTGACAACAATCCACATTTCTTCCCCCCAAAAATATGGAGCATTACTTTATTTCTGGGCAACTTCTCATGAATTATTCTGTACAGCCCACAAACTGGGTTTGAGCGACAGCTTGAACAAACACCCTACTCCTGATGGCCCTTTGGTCAAAAGAATTGCACCGTCCTTAGTTCACCCTTCAAATTGAATTACATCAACTAGCTGTGGATTACAGTACCACTGTGCATCAATATCGCCAAGGGAGAGCATGGCTTATAGAGAGCAGTCAGTGAATAATGCATcctaaaaatacaaacaaaaacgaGGCAATTAATAAACTAATGTTTTCACACAGCTCACCCAACACACTAATGCATGCATTGCACATGTGGATTAGTGTTTCTCTCACTGACCTATCATCAGTAATTCTTTTTATGCTATGGACAGGTTATGTAGGTAAAACCTTTGTGTATTGAACACTGATAATACATACATAATTGATCAAATATGACTGACTTTGTTAAATCTTTAATGGGTGGAAGGCATGTCAGAACAAACAGAATACTGATAGTCAGTGATGAGCATCCATACAGCTTATAAATGCTATAAGCTGTCACAGTGCAATTATAGTTTATATATGAAGTGTGTTTGTCTTGCCATTAATTCAGAAGCATGCTGGTCAGTGAGTATCAGGATGTCCAGTCAGTATTACATTACACATGTAAGTGGTaagtggactggttcttatatagcactctCCTCTACTAAAAAGGCTTTAAACAAAAtacctcattcacacaagcacttttttttctacacTAAAGTGCTTTCTAGCAAATACTCTGATGGATGGTTTGGAGAGCAACGTGTGGTTCAGTATCTTGCACAAGCATactgcatgcagactggagcaggcaGGAACTGAACGATCGATCTcccgattagtagatgacctgctttaACTTGTGCGTGTCTAATTTCCCCTATGCGTTTACATGAAAGGTGTCATTTTGGCAGCAACGCACCAATCTAAAAGCTGAATTCATGGATCATTTGACAGAGACATTATCCTGTGTTCCAATAGTTGCAGTTTCAGTGGCGTAAAAGAGTTcaagcagcagattagaatgaAGTACATTAACATTTTATACAGTTTCTGCAGCATCAAACTAATTTAAACACATTCCTCTGACAATGCAATGCACAGTTTGTGCTTCATGTGGTTTTAGTAAGCTACACATATAAAAAATATACCCCCAGCAGAGAATCTATATCACActtaaaacatgctgtaaataaaagaattaGTGAAAACGTGGGGCTTCCATCTGATTTATAACCCAAAACACGGACCATAATCTGCTCTCgacagttttagtttttgctCTGGCAGCTGCAGACTTGCTGTTGTTTAAGAGCATGAGAGTTTTAGATAAACTCAGGTGACTTTTGCTGTGTACCTGAGTAGTATTGTTACCTCCAATGCTTTTCCTCTACTCTGTGCCCTTTGTGTGGTTACAAAACTGTCTGTCTGAGGTGAGACCAAAGACAAAGTTCCAATAATAAGCTTTCCCTCATTCTCCTTTCCTGTCAGAAAAAGTAGCCACTCGTCTTTGGATCtattttaaaagactgaatcaAATGCACAGTGGGCCATGAAGGGCCCCACAGTAATTATTTTTCTCCTGCTTTTTTGTGTCATTAATTTTCAGCCTGACCATGTTCACTGGAGCAAGATGACTTTACTCAACAAGTCAGACGacacctcctctccctccttccctctctCCTCCCTTGAACATAATTTCTCTGTCTATGTCACCAATGACCCCTCGTACTCCCCTTTATCCTTCCCTacatcctcttcctctttgctgACTTCCTCCAACTGCACCAGCTCTGCATCACCCTCGTCTCCGCCATACAACTTCTATGCGGTGCTGTTAGTCCTCCTGATCTTCTGCGTGGTGTTTGGTAATGTGCTGGTGTGCGTGGCGGTGTCGCGAGAACGTGCCCTGCAGACCACCACCAACTACCTCATCGTCTCACTGGCTGTTTCTGACCTGCTGCTGGCCACACTGGTCATGCCTTGGGGCGTATACCTGGAGGTGTGTGtgcacttctgtttgttttcccttcttttcctgCTTTATGTTTTGTGGTTctgaagaaagacaaaaaaagagagaatcaAATCATTAGATGCAATGGAAATCAAGACTGTTTGGTagttttcagccttttttgaacaaacacaaaacaaatgacaCCAATAATATATTAGATAATCAGCAGAAAAGTTAGTTTTTTCTGAAGAATATAAGCCGACTGATAACCAGCCTTCCAGAATTTCCCATATGCTATTTTGTCTGGCATCTTATAGTAATTTCCGTAGCTTTGGTTTGTGGACTGCTGGTTGAAAATGAATAATACAAATACATCTTCATTAGTATGAAGTTAACAGAATGACACCATGGATAAATTTTGTATAGAAATCAAGAAAATAATATGACTTATTAATAATGTGAATATTGTTTAGGAATAACCTGTCAGGTCTTCTCGCGTTTTGATTTGCCCTTCGTGTtttattaacaaaacaaaaaaaaagcttcccTTGTGTGTCTTTGCTTATTATGCTTCCTTTGTTttattctctttttcctttctttctgttAGTTATTCTGCttgattattctttttttttctttttgacttctgAAATTTGTCTTAGTTGTCATCAGTTCTCCAGGCACTTTCTGTCCTACCATCTCCCTTTGTTTGTCCTGAGTTTAATTAAAGTTATCCTTTTTGTTTGTGTAGGTGCTGCCTCTGTGTTCTGTAGTTGGGTCCTCTTTTTGAActtcaaacaacaaaaaaatacccACTCACATTTACCAGACCAGTCAGCGTGATGTTACACGGTTActtatctttattttattataaactATTCAAAGAAAGATCGGATCAATGAGTGTTTCGGCATTTTTGGCTATTAAATAACACATACTTTTGTCACATATCAGATTGGCTATTGATTATATTACTGATTAATTATTTAGTAATTATAAATACTGTTTTACTCTGTTTTAGTCAAGAATCATGATTGGTTTTTTAGATCCAAGGGActaacttgattttttttaaaaatcccttGGTGCACAGCAATCACTGTTATAGTGCAAAATACTTatttctgcattatttattaGGGTAAAGGCAAATCCTTTGTCTTTTTCGTTTTGACAGTCTTTTTAGTTAAATTTCAAAAGGAAGTAATGATCTTTaataaactattaaaaaacaaattaaatatttgaAGCAAAAGTTTGAACCAGCCTGGTTAATATTGATTTGCCGCACATGagtaaaaatgtacaaaacatgACACCAggttaataaaataaagtgagTTATGAGTGAGTAAAACTTATTTGCTTTGTTGAAGGTGGTGGGAGAGTGGCGATTCAGCCTCATCCACTGTGACATCCTGCTCACCCTGGACGTCATGATGTGCACAGCTAGTATCCTCAACCTCTGCGCCATCAGCATCGACAGGTGGACGCTTGCCTAAAAATTACTCTCACATTATCACCTTTACTGGTTGTttgttctcttttctctttgtgtctccTCTTATTTGTTGAGCTCATCTCACTTCCATTCTAACAATTTATCTTCCTCTTGAGAATTCCCCTTCAGCAGGAGAACAAGTTATTCTTTTATAAACtacttaaaattacatttttaaccaACTAACATGACAGTAAATCAGTATGGTATTTCTTCCACCTAATCTTGGCCTTTATTTGTCTTGGCTGggctacacaaaaaaagctaACCAAAGAGCATGCGTTTACATACATTACCTATACAAACCCCACTAAAAACTTAACTAAAGGCATTGCCATCATCCAGCTGTCACTGAGTAGCCAAATAAAAACTTGTTTCTGCTCCAGTCATCTctaaacatataaaaaaaacctgATTAAGTGTTCCACCTGATGCCCTCTTAATGGTCCGGCGAGAGGTGGCCAGACACCCAGCGGGCAGACAGTCTGCAATTGGGTCCTAATTCCTCCGACAAAGTAACACATTTAGACTGCACCACTTTGGTTTTGTGTAATTTGTCATTGCATCTAAGGATAGTCTCtaaattgtttttgttgaaTCCACAGAGAGTAATTTATATATAATGCAGTAGCAAAGCTGTCAGGGCTTAAAGCCCCCAAAGTGACCCATTACAAGGACACAGAGCTGAGGTTAAGTGCTTTGATTTAATGAACTCTAGCACTTTTTATGCAACTTCATCCAGTGTATTTTGCAAAATAAGAAATAGGACAAATCTAAATAATGTTTGTGCAGCTAGTGTGGAGTCATTATTTAGTATTTTACTTCAGGCTTCATGTTCTGAAATTGAACTTAAGGATAATATTAAAGAACaacttttaatttaaatctcagttcagttttttattATAATCCAGGGGGTATTTATCAGGAGCAAGATTAGGTATTACCATCCAAACAAAATGCTTTGTGTAACATACTTTACCCACAGTCATGTTGACGCCCCAGTCTATATAATACTATTAATGGCTCCTCATGCCAGACAAAATAAATGACTAAACTGGGAATCTAAAACTCAAGAGACTATTTCATATTTTAGGTATCCCATataatttttgctttttttaatttcagtaaACTAAAATGgggtttttaactgtttttttacaCTTATAGTTTTACACTAGAGTCTTTGTTTTACTACAATTGTCATGATACATTAAAACCCTTAAAGCACAGTAGTGCTAAGTAGAAATTGTTAGCATGCAAACACACTAAATTACAGTACTTGTGATATTGTTATATCTTAAATCTTGTTGTTGCCAAATGTTGGAGAGCCATGTCAAGCTCTGCAAGACACTTCTTTGTCCTTGACTTGTCTTCATGTTGTCGGTGCCTCTTTGGGGACATTGGAatactgtattatattataacaTCTGAACAACAAAGAAATCCTTTGATGGCTCTCTGTTTTTATACTTGACCCCGTACTCACATTTGGGATTAAGGTAGCTCAGACACTAAAGAGCTGCATTCACAAGAAACAATTCAAAATAGTTTTTGATGTGCTTgcagttttatattttgtgtCCTTTAGACTGTGAAACAAGCTTTCATagctttagttttttgtttttaatgagaaAAGTGAATTTGTTTGTCTGGGCTCCACATTTACTATGAAATATGCAGGATGGTTTAATTAGGTGCAGAAATGCACCTATTGTTTCCTCTGCATTGACGTGCATGTCAAGACACAAGAACCATAAGTGAACATGTAGGAGGCGTGctaatgtgtctgtgtgtatgtattgtTGCAGATATACAGCGGTGGCAATGCCGTTGCTCTACAACACCAGATACAGCTCCAGGAGGAGGGTGGCGGTGATGATTTCGGTTGTGTGGTTCCTTTCTTTTGCCATCTCCTGCCCTTTACTGTTTGGGCTGAACAACACTGGTAACAGTGCCATCTGATACTTTTTGACTTTTTCAGTGAactgtttcttcttttatacaAACACAGTCTATCCAAACTGTCTTAAATTTGATTATTCatctttcaaaaacaaaaataatatgcTGTGCATTCAGTGACATTTCCATATGTTGGAATCATCAGTGGCTAAAATTGTCTCACAGTAGTAGCAGAAGGAAGGTGCCCAGCAGCTAAACTTATTGGAGACAGCTATGAGGTAGAGAAGCATAGTCCAGCTCCACCTCTAGGTACAGGCACACCCCAACCTCCTTATCTATAAACACTGGGAATTGGTGCTGTCTAGTCCATCTCACTAAGCAGTGAGCACGAGTTGGTGATGAGGGACTTCAGCTTTCAAAGCACTCGCACTGAACTCAAAGGCGGCCACTTGAGAATAAGTGGGAAAACATAAAGTAATGCGAGGGTGAGCAAGAGCCATCCGGCAGCCTCAGTTGTGGGTCCAAATGCAGCAAGACACCAAATGATGTAAGTCAAACTGTGAAAAATATTCTCTCTCCACAGAAATGTGTTGCTCGTAGATTACAGCACGGCATTTGAAAGGTGCTCTGTGCATTGCTTTTCATTCGGTTCCAGCGCCAGCGTTTGTGTGTAAAGGATCACGTTGCATCATTGGTGGCTTGCAAATGTGGGTTTGATGAAACTCCAATGAAAACAGCGTTTCACTTCATGAgttaacatttttaacatggTGTTCTTAAAGCGCTCCAAAAGGTTTGAAGATCAAGAAGAAATGAATGAGTTTAATGGTAAATTCAACAGATGTTTATTATAGCTGACAAGGAGTGGAAACAGATGACCAAAGTTAACAGCACctttaatcagaatcagaatcagaatcagctttatttgtcgctagcaggttgccctgcagtgagaTGGGGACCCCCCCCGACCTTACATACATTACAGACATCACTTGGGGTTACAAGTCGGAGATCGGTAGCGTTACAGAAAGAACACCGAAATGTACACAACAGCGGGagagtacaagaggaaaaaaagagacctccTCTCATGCTGTGCCTCCATGGTAGGACAGCACGGgagcaggaaacaaaaaaactcctctgcacaaaaaaagcacatgaaccaccacagcacaacattatgaaagacatgacaagcCACAGGGTTGGGTAGGGGATATGACACAATCAACACAATGTGCacatctgatctgggaccgctgcaGAATTGCGCCTCCAGCTGACCCGATGTCCACCTGATGGGGGAGGTAAGCTTCGAAGACGTTGGGAGGGGAAGGGGATCAGTGAGTGCATATCAgtgtatgtgtatttgtgtgtgtatgtccagagtcaagctgagacagtgtccttcgccctgccaggctaagtaaacagtcttccagccaactcaggtggccttgcatgggatgggaaggaacagtcaCAACATAGTCGTTATCAGGGATTGTTTTTGatcggctccagccttgagcccgcagctggcgccgaaggggtagCCGTATaatgatggtgatttttcttttgcaaacaACTCATAAGAATTTCAGGCTGTTTTTTAGcagtccgacactggtctctcaatctcctttTTTATAGCTTCGAGTTTCTCCAAGATGTTATTAGCCATCGATCCCGAGATCTTGTCACTCTGTTGCTCACAGAGCAGATCCTGAGACCTCACGACCGCAGCCAACTGATCCGAGATGTAGTCCAGCTTCCTCCCTGAGTTGTTGTTTCGGGTGGATTCGTTCCTGATGTAATCCAACATACGCTCAGAGGTGTTAGTTTGAGCATTCACTGCAGTCGTAAGCGCCTCCAAGCTCTTAACCATGCTGCTGCATGCTGCTGCTTTCAGTGAGCCCTTTCTGAGAACTCGCACCTATCTATTACAGAATAATTGAATATGTTGTACTCTTCCATACATCTTTACTATGATTATCATAGAGTAGATTTGCCCACCGCCAACCTCAACTGTGCATCAGTGCAACAGaactgattcatgtttctgAGTTGGACTGTTCATCAGTTTTTGGGTAGCAGAGCCATAGATTCCTATTTAGGATTACTTGAATACCATCTCACTTATCTTTATAATTGCTCTGATAATAGTTAAATGCTGTACCAGTTTAAGTCCTAGGTTCTAGGTTCTTGCCTTTTGACTTTGTACTTTACACATAGACAGATAAATCTTACAATTATCCctaaaggttttgtactatatCCGTTCTttgccctttttctttttttctgctgtccATTAGCTAATCGTGAAGGCACCACGTGCAGCTTTGCAGACCCGGCATTTGTGGTGTACTCATCTGTGGCCTCCTTCTACGTTCCCTTCATTGTAACATTGCTGGTGTATGCGCAGATCTGCCTGGTGTTGCGCAAACGTGGCAGACGCACCGCACCGCCACGCAGACACGGTTTGCTTGCGCAAGGTGCGGCTGAAGCAGGAGAAGGTCACCGACACAGGAAGGTAGATTTCATACCAAACTAATGTTTATCAAGCTTGAGTCAAGTTTGAGTTGTCTTCTAGCCATTTTGCAATTTTAACGAGATAGAAAGTTTAGATGAAGTCAACAACAATCttcatgatttttcaaaaaccaCTTTTGTAACTTCAGATATACACACTTCATCTCATGCACAGTGTAATTTCTATAAGATGACACTAGATTCTTGTCCTACCAGCAAATATAGTTTACTTTGAGTTATCAGTTTCCAGTTCTTTTTTGCattatcttttcttttcaatGTACATGGCTTTCTTCCATTTCAGAATAAGTGCACACAACCAGAAGATGTGAAGCTGTGCACCCTGATCCTGAGACCTGCCTCTGCAACCCCACAGCGCAAGAAAGTGGTGAGGGTCATAACCTAAGCGAGAACTCAGTCCAAACAGATtctctttttattgttattttttatgtaaTTCTCACACAGAGCCTGGTTAAAGAGGCGGTGGTTCACCCTCTTGAAGTGGAGCCAGGTCATTTCCTGCCACAGAATGAGCAGAGTCtggctcctccccctcctcctcaggCCTCTTCGAAATCTGGACGACCCCGGATCTCCCTGTCCATCTCAGTTGGACCTGCTCCTGTTCTCCCCTCAACCGTGACACGATCGGCTCTGACACCTCGTCCTCCCACCCTTGAGGATGGCATGAGGGGACGTGAGGGATGGAGGGAGCGCAGCGCAGGCAAAGAGAAATGGGGCATCACCAAGGAAAGGGTGAGAGGGAGGCTGTCACAGCAGAAGGAGAGGAAGGCGACTCAGATGCTTGCTATTGTGCTCGGTAAGCAGTGGGAAACGCAGACTTATTGATGAGGTGTTCTTTGCACCATGTGTGCATGCTCAATCTTCACTTGTAGTTTGTCACACTGTGCACTGGTGCATTCACAAAGTGTTTCTACCTGAAATCCACCTCCAGACACCTCCTAAGTCTCTATGACATTGTTTTTCAAGATATCCTTCTGTATCTAGTGAAGGCACAGAACACATCTAAGCTCACAGAACAaagttaatttaatttaatttaattaaggtTTATATATATAGTGCCGATGCATACTATAAGGTATTTAGTACTGTAGAAAACCGCAACAATCAAGCAAGTGAGATTAATGAGAagagaaaaagtaaaacacagagaaacaggacAAAACTCACTATGAGAGAGATTAGACAAAAATATGATGACATTGATTAATGatatttctttgttctttgtctCCATGCtttgtcctgtttgtttgtttgtttgtttgttgtcttttttggtctatgtatgtgtgtgcttcTATATAAACTTGTggggagtgaaaagaggtgataGTAGAAGAAGTGCTCAGTGCATCACATTAAGTCCCGCAGCAGTCTGAATCTATGGCAGCATAACTAAAGGAAGATTCATGGACATCTAATCGAGCTTTAACTATAAACTTtatgaaaaaggaaagtttcTTAATCTTTAAAAGCAGACAACGTGTCTGTCTTCTGAGATGGCTCCACAAGAGAGTGGCCTCTTAGCTGTAGGCTAGTCAAATTGTAGCTTGTCCCATGTATCATCAAATTTGCCAGATGCCTTCATCTTGTTTTGGTATTTTTACAATAGCATAgtcaaaaatgtataaaacagtTTGGTGAGATTGCATACAGAGAACAATAAAAGACTCAttcaaaattaaaccaaaaataTAGGTTAAAACCAGCGATCATGacatgtttttaatatataaaagGTGACTGTAGATGTTTACTGTACAGTAAATCCCCTGAGCCAGTTCTGTATtgtaaaaagaaatgcaatCACCTTTGGCAGAATGAAGAAAAATCTAGATGAAATGTGTCCTGAGGGCTCTATTCTGAATAGCTGAAAATAATTAGCTTTTTCCAGATGaaagattttaaatgtaaatttggaGCAAGTTTTCCTTATTTCAGTTGGAGAAACAGTGATAAATGTTAACagtcacagcagcagtttttacGGCCTTCATTATTTATGACTTCTGACTTGATTGTATTTTTTCTCGCCAAGCTCATTTGTTGTGTGATTTATAAGACTTGGCGGTTCTGACTCTGAAACTGGGATAGATGATATCTTCTGTCTGTGTATTTACTGACTCGGTGGTTTTATGAGGGTGTGCAAACTACAAATGTACAATTAGACAAGATATTTAATAAATTACATCCTTGCAtgatttctgtcacacacaaagacgtaatCCCCATCTTGTCTTTCTTTCAAAGGTGTGTTCATTATCTGCTGGCTGCCTTTCTTTCTGACCCATGTACTAAAGGCCCACTGCAGAAGCTGCTGCATCTCACCTTCTCTGTACAGCGCCGTTACCTGGCTGGGATACCTCAATAGTGCCGTCAACCCTGTCATATACACCACTTTCAACATTGAATTTCGCAAAGCCTTCATCAAGATCCTGCACTGCTAGGCCAAAGAGATGAGAAGTGTCAGTtgtccaaaaaaaataaataaataaaaggccGACATCGATTTGAGGTCTGAGGTGAGAAAGAGCTGAGTAAAAAGCAAAGATAAAGAAGAGTGTGGCAGGTTTGATGTGCAGAGACGGGAAGTGAGACAAAAGAGCGGACAGCTGATAAGTTGAAGTGGGACAAACTTTTCAGAAAGTGAATGACGAGAGAAATGCAACCAACAGCTTACACAAGACTGAAGAAAGAAACTTTGGAGGCAATCACAAAAAAGCGTGTGACAAGTAGAAGACAGGTGCACGAAACACAAACAGGCGGGAGATATTCAAAGAAAAGAAGACGTGTGCTGTGTTGTACAGATAATACGCTTGTCAAGAGAATTACTGAGGACGCGGAATCTCAGAGCACCGGCTTGACTCAAAAACGTAACGTAAGTTGGACTCAAAGAAACTTGACTGTTTTTCCAATTTACTGGAAGACTTAACTTGTACTTGTATTCTCTTGTATCACTGACACA
This sequence is a window from Oreochromis aureus strain Israel breed Guangdong linkage group 11, ZZ_aureus, whole genome shotgun sequence. Protein-coding genes within it:
- the drd2l gene encoding dopamine receptor D2 like isoform X1, producing the protein MLLSWDNKGIRQHSFERPDHVHWSKMTLLNKSDDTSSPSFPLSSLEHNFSVYVTNDPSYSPLSFPTSSSSLLTSSNCTSSASPSSPPYNFYAVLLVLLIFCVVFGNVLVCVAVSRERALQTTTNYLIVSLAVSDLLLATLVMPWGVYLEVVGEWRFSLIHCDILLTLDVMMCTASILNLCAISIDRYTAVAMPLLYNTRYSSRRRVAVMISVVWFLSFAISCPLLFGLNNTANREGTTCSFADPAFVVYSSVASFYVPFIVTLLVYAQICLVLRKRGRRTAPPRRHGLLAQGAAEAGEGHRHRKNKCTQPEDVKLCTLILRPASATPQRKKVSLVKEAVVHPLEVEPGHFLPQNEQSLAPPPPPQASSKSGRPRISLSISVGPAPVLPSTVTRSALTPRPPTLEDGMRGREGWRERSAGKEKWGITKERVRGRLSQQKERKATQMLAIVLGVFIICWLPFFLTHVLKAHCRSCCISPSLYSAVTWLGYLNSAVNPVIYTTFNIEFRKAFIKILHC
- the drd2l gene encoding dopamine receptor D2 like isoform X2; this translates as MTLLNKSDDTSSPSFPLSSLEHNFSVYVTNDPSYSPLSFPTSSSSLLTSSNCTSSASPSSPPYNFYAVLLVLLIFCVVFGNVLVCVAVSRERALQTTTNYLIVSLAVSDLLLATLVMPWGVYLEVVGEWRFSLIHCDILLTLDVMMCTASILNLCAISIDRYTAVAMPLLYNTRYSSRRRVAVMISVVWFLSFAISCPLLFGLNNTANREGTTCSFADPAFVVYSSVASFYVPFIVTLLVYAQICLVLRKRGRRTAPPRRHGLLAQGAAEAGEGHRHRKNKCTQPEDVKLCTLILRPASATPQRKKVSLVKEAVVHPLEVEPGHFLPQNEQSLAPPPPPQASSKSGRPRISLSISVGPAPVLPSTVTRSALTPRPPTLEDGMRGREGWRERSAGKEKWGITKERVRGRLSQQKERKATQMLAIVLGVFIICWLPFFLTHVLKAHCRSCCISPSLYSAVTWLGYLNSAVNPVIYTTFNIEFRKAFIKILHC